agaaaataggctacaggaaagaaaaagatacaattatggactcttaccatacgtagtatttacggtcattgctattctgaatcccggcatgacacaggattcctaatcattgtgtgttggggaataccctttcatcatgtgattcactgtcatcatcttgtaaataagcaacttgaaacaacctttgaatactaatacatcaatggactttgcgttttgttttcttcaatagcatgattttattcatgggttcatttgtttcaacaagcAATTTTGCTCacaaaagtcagtcatgttcacttgagaatgcattgcatacaccttttcaattctcagttgaaagttgaactcatcaacttgactcaaagcaagattcattttgttacatttttcctaacctctacagaaacctgtctcatgtaatcattcttTTGTTTACAATCTTCCTAACTTTTGATGTAGTAATCTGATCCATAGaaacatttgatttgtttactgttttcctaaccttcaatgtagcaatagtactttcttgatagttgactttcaatgaagacaactccctacctacttctttactcaattctactattcactagggttgactttttcaacaacagtaactaggcctacattgtcagaaacttgaatgagttgatcttgtatcttaacactactatcttCATTCacttctttcaatgtttcatgtgcatttttcaatagaaggtttatactaacctgctctagtcttatattagtacattcttgcttcatatcatcaaacctagcattaaacttagcattttgctcatcaaatctagcattttgttcatcaaatctagcattttgctcatcaaatctagcattttgctcatcaaatctagcataaACTAgcttttgctcatcaaatctagcatctagcttatcaaacctttgtgttaagaatgctatagaTTAGATCTTTttatgtttgccattttgtaatatgcactgattcattaacttgatctctcttgaaccgacttcccactcagcaacaaaccattcataacctatcaagatatctatccactaataatttctataaccagggatttcatggtgtaccatttgggacatatttattttgtattctgtcccaccacaggggtaacatttgccaaATGTGGTGATTCAgtcacaccagggcgtaccatttgccgtgctaccatttttccttaaacggttggaatagcatataacacctatcacactaaggaaagttgtcggctccaataaaatagatacttgataaactgtgaatggatctattgcctataatgagaaatccagttttcagagcaaattaacttataatcttcagatgaaaattttggcaaaaacacagaaatataaacgaacaataacttacaagcctaatgatttcagagttattacgaactaaaaaaacttatctagtttacagttgaaacacagtggctattggctttactataCAAACAGCAATTATGcacaaaatttatataaaactcaatttaaaacattaataaatttacttaaacagacaataattcagagcacaaattatacaagcaacagccagccatatATTCAGAAGAAGGTCCAACAGGAAAAAAAACacaagttgccagtcacgaaacaacgccctgttcaatatcgatctttacagacacgtcaacacaaaattataacttataagtttagaattcacattctacatctgtctcaataaaactttaatttgaaaatgttattttaaatttttatacatatattctattcaaataaacgatttattaataatttgttaaccctactcggtgacattatggaacaatgcaacaaacatttacgataataaattctccgtcaaaaaatttgtccgtctattgataactctgacatttactataaagttccatagatctcgaattgaagattcgatttaatgtgagaagaaaaatgtaatattacagtattatacATAACAAATTTTTATATACATAGTTATTTTCAACCGAACTATTCGTGTTTGATGTAAACTTTATAATAAGGTAGTGGTTTTTTTTTTGCATAATTGAACATTGAAATGCCCTATTAAAATTCTTGATTAATATCATACAAATTTATGAAAACTTTGTAGTAGGCCTAaacttgaaagttttaaaatatcatatcttaaaaacacttcacttaaatgggctacttttttacaataataaacaatattgaaacttgaagtaaCCTTTATTTTCGAAATTACAACGAACAACTGagtgattttcaagttgaaatgtttcatatacttcaagtttcaatattgttttttataatcatatctTGTACAGAGCCTACTTCTTGAGAGGTACTCCTTGTCTAGAGTCTAGGGCCTAGGGTAACCACACAGCAgagataaagaagataattttttcGTTTCTTTATGAACACAGTGATGAAGAGGCATAGATATGAGGAAGCATATGTAGAGGTAGTAGAGGAGAGCTTCGTCGCTCCAcattacaaataaatctttattcaatGACAAGTACATTACAGATAACAATAATCATACATTGAATTCAACATGTTTCGACTCTAAACAACAATTGAATGGATCAGCAACTCAAATCAAATGGAAATCTTTATCATTTATTCTGCAAAAATCAACGGAATCGATAAATTTGTTCCCAGGTGATCGAGTTGCCTTAAACGGGGTTCAGCACATGGTGACCTAAACGCCGCTCAGGAGAAGCTTGAAACGATGACAGACGGCAGTTTCAAGCAGATCTTCGGTTTACTCTACAGTTTAAACCAAACGCTGGATTTGTTTTCCAAGTACGAAGTGGAGAACATTTTCGAGTGCCGTATACTGTCGGTTGACTCCCGGTTTAGAGGAAGAGGGCTGGCTAAGGAGCTCATGAGCAGGAGTGAGACAGTCGCTAAGGATGCTGGATTCAAGGTGAGGTTTGGATATTTTCCTCAAATTGagttttgatatatttatgacTTGTGTTTCATGATAAACAAGTTATTTCGTCATTTAGCAGTA
This portion of the Nilaparvata lugens isolate BPH unplaced genomic scaffold, ASM1435652v1 scaffold7872, whole genome shotgun sequence genome encodes:
- the LOC120349006 gene encoding uncharacterized protein LOC120349006; translated protein: MTLEGIAFEWPVPEDRYLDVIVHLRHNFFADEPINRSVQLCERASRMPSWRAQSVHPQRRHVGYGSRHPHWRAHGDLNAAQEKLETMTDGSFKQIFGLLYSLNQTLDLFSKYEVENIFECRILSVDSRFRGRGLAKELMSRSETVAKDAGFK